The Vicia villosa cultivar HV-30 ecotype Madison, WI linkage group LG1, Vvil1.0, whole genome shotgun sequence genome includes a region encoding these proteins:
- the LOC131624794 gene encoding uncharacterized protein LOC131624794, with amino-acid sequence MGYNNSHIGFVCYDVSNHRFRVSRNVTFFDNQYMFHSISPATNDIAIPPNFSVMPRSIERYKPGITYARQRRKQVPTASPDTMVDRIAIQLVGSDDSAILHPYSVSEYGQNRFLVGTAKIVALSREIAGIGASERFCSSSPRIRAVKDLRWIKAMNEELQALQENFTWDIVSCPPDIKPIGCKWVYSVKLNSDGSLNRFKARLVALGNKQEYGIDYDETFAPVAKMTSVRTVLSIAASNGWSFHQMDVKNAFLHGDLTEDIYMTPPQGLFSSSKVMSIGQGVLILDDRSQVGACFSALH; translated from the exons ATGGGGTATAACAACTCTCATATAGGTTTTGTGTGTTATGATGTTTCTAATCACCGTTTTCGAGTTTCTCGGAATGTTacattttttgataatcaatatatgtttcattctatttctCCTGCCACAAATGATATTGCTATTCCTCCTAATTTTTCGGTTATGCCTCGATCTATAGAACGTTACAAACCAGGAATCACATATGCCAGACAACGCAGAAAACAGGTTCCCACTGCCTCTCCCGACACCATGGTAGACAGAATCGCGATCCAACTCGTAGGATCGGACGATTCTGCGATCTTGCATCCCTATTCCGTGTCGGAGTATGGCCAAAATCGTTTTTTGGTGGGCACGGCCAAGATCGTCGCGCTTTCTCGTGAAATCGCTGGAATCGGCGCTTCTGAGCGCTTCTGTTCATCTTCCCCAAGAATCCGG GCTGTTAAAGACTTGCGCtggataaaagcaatgaatgaggaacttcaGGCCCTTCAAGAGAATTttacatgggatattgtctcttgTCCCCCTGATATCAAACCCATAggatgcaaatgggtgtattctgtgaaattgaattctgatgGGTCTCTCAATCGTTTCAAGGCTCGATTGGTTGCCTTAGGAAATaagcaggaatatggaattgattatgatgagacatttgcaccggttgccaAAATGACATCGGTTCGTACGGTACTCTCTATAGCCGCTTCTAATGGATGGTCttttcatcaaatggatgtgaaaaatGCGTTTCTTCATGGTGACCTGACGGAAGATATCTATATGACTCCTCCTCAAGGCTTATTCTCGTCATCTAAAG tgatgTCGATTGGGCAGGGTGTCCTGATACTCGACGATCGGTCACAGGTTGGTGCATGTTTCTCGGctcttcattga